Part of the Methanococcus voltae genome is shown below.
TTGTTTGTGTTATTAAATATATTGCCTACAAAAGAGTTACTTTCGGAATAGTATATGGAAATACCTTGAGCTTTTGAATTTATAACACTATTATTTATGATATAATTATTGTACGATTGATATAGATGAATACCATCGAATTTTGAACTTATAATACAATTATATAATAAAGAATTATTTGTTGATTTATCCAAGTAAATGCCATAATTGTTTAAATTTACAGTATTATTTCTAATTAATGTATTATTAGAATTCCTTAGATTAATGCCATAACTAGTTGAATTTATGGTATTATTAACAAGGGGATTGCTATTAGAATCCGATAGTGAAATACCAATACCATTTGAATTTAAAGTATTATTTAATAAAGAAGTATTAATTGACTTACTTAAACTAATGCCGCAAACATTTGAATTCACTGTATTATTAATAATAACGTTATTCTTGGTATTATGTATCGAAATACCATACTCTTTGTTTGAACTCACAGTGTTATTAACAATCCTGAGATTATAGGAATAAAACGTAGAGATACCTGCAGTAAAATTCTTTATTATAATGTCCTGTATTGTAACATTCTTTACAGGATCTACGTAAATAGCAGTACTTCCAGTACCATTACCATCTAGGGTAAAACCATTACCTTTGAGTGTTACATTATCGCAACAAATTCTAATGGGATTTCCCAAGGGGGCAGTTATGTTGTTATTTAAATAATATATTCCGGGGCTTGTAATCCGCGTTTGTTTAGTTATTGCATTATCTGCATACGCCGTATTAACAGCTAACATCATTATGACTAAGAACGTAAAAAATATCAGTTTATTATTTAGCTTCATGCCTGTTTTCCTCCATATGTTATGAATATATGTATAGTTATTCAATTAAATAATTGTTGATTTAGGTTATAAAGATAGTTCTAAAATTGTAATATTATATACGATAAAATAAAAAATAAATAATAAAAAATAAATAATAGAAATAAAAAATAAAAAATAAATTTGTTAAAAAAGAAGTCGATTATATATTATTTTACTAAAAAATGATTAATATTCCTAATTATCAACTTATAAATTTATTTTATAGTTATTTTAATTAGATATCTGATTTAATCGATATGAATAATTATTTATTTAATAAACTAAATAAATAATTATGTAAAATATGCTGGAGGATATTATGAACAAAAATTATAAAATATTATTTTTTACAATGTTAATGGTAACAATATTGGCCGTTAATACATCATATGCAGAGATTGGTACCCCAATAACGGGGCCTGTTACAATAGATACGCCAGGAATGTATTATTTAGCAAATAATATAACCCTTTCAGAAAGTGCTAATGCCATAACTATTGAATGCGGTAACATAACAATAGATGGAAAGGGATTTACCCTTGATGGGTCAGTATATGATAGTGTTGCTATAACGACAAATACTACTGCACTGATTAAAAATGTCACAATAAAAAATTTTAAAATAAAAAATTTTAATAGTGGTATATATTTATGTGATATGGAAAACGCCACTATTATAAACAATACCGTCTATTCGAATAAATATCATGGTATCTTCACATTTTTTGCTACCAATGTAACAATTGCAAATAATACGGCCTATTCAAATAATAATAATGGTATTTGCCTATCTTTTACTCATGACAGTACAATTAAAGATAATAACGCAAGTTTAAATAATAATGGTATTTATATAGCCTACTCTACGAAAAATAAAGTTATAAACAATACTATGAATTCAAATGGTTATAGGGGTATTGAAGCACTTGAATCTGATAATAACACCTTTATAAACAATAATATAACGTTAAGTAATGACGATGGTATTTTTCTAGAGGACTCTAATAATGCCATATTTATTAATAATACCATAAGTTCAACCGTGATTAATGGTGGTATCGAGTTAAAAAACTGTAATAATACAGTATTTACTAATAATACAGCTTATTCAAATGATGATGAAGGTATTCGTTTAAACGCCTGTAATAATACAGTATTTATAAACAATACTATCTATTCAAATGGCGAAGAGGGTATTTACCTCACTAATTCCCATAATAACACCATTATAAACAATAATGTAAGTTTAAATTATGACGAACAGGGTATTTACCTCACTAATTCCCATAATAACACAATTGCAAATAATACTGTGAATTCAAATCAGGAAGAGGGTATTTACCTCACTAATTCCCATAATAATACAATTGCAAATAATAAAGTATGTTTAAATGAAGATGAGGGTATTTATCTGGGTAGTTCGCATAATAACACCATTATAAACAATAATGTAAGTTTAACCCAGAATAATGACGATGGTATGTACTTCATTAATTCCCATAATAACACAATTGCAAATAATACTGTGAATTCAAATACGCGAGAGGGTATTTACATATACTGGTCCAATAACAATACAATTGCAAATAATACTGTGAATTCAAATACTAATAATGGTATTTATTTAGGATATTGCTGTAATAACACCCTTATAAATAATATTATAAATTTAAATAATGAATCGGGTATTAGAGTAACTAACTCATATAATAACTCAATATATGTTAATAGATTTAACAATACAAAAAACGTTTTCTTATCCGATAACATGGGATTAAATTACTTCAACACAACAAAAGAGAAAGGTGGTGGAAACTACTGGTTTACACCCGAAGGAACAGGTTTCTCTGAAACTCATGCAGATTTAGATAAAGACGGTTTCTGTGACGAAATATACAATATATCCTTAGGTAACATAGATTACTTACCAAAATGTTTTAAAAGAGAAGAACCGGCACCTAAATCAAGCAATAATAACAATAAAAAATTAGATGCTTCCACTAGTATCGATTCTAAGTCTTTAAGAAGGACAGTTTCAAATTCAAACGTAGTTTACGGAAGTAACTTCGATAAACAATTAGCTGAAGGTTTAAAGGAAAATATACATTCAGACGATACTGAAATAGACGGAGATACAATTATCGTAGGTGGGCCAATAGCTAACAGAATAGCTAACCAATATAATGATAGATTCTCTATCCCGGTAACTAATGATAATCCTGGAGAAAATAGAGGAATTATACAAGTTATAAGTATTCCTTCAGGCTCTTCAACTGTAATACAGAATTATAAGTTAATCTATATAGCTGGTTCTGATAGATTAGGAACTGAAGCTGCTTTAAAATACTTTGAAACTCTTACAGAGTTACCTACTGAACCTATTATCGTTGAGTGGACTAGTTCTGGTTATAATGTAGTTAACTAACCTTTTGATGAAACTTTTTTCAAAAGTTTCCTTTGAAACTCTTACAGAACTTCCTGAAGAACCTATTGTTGTAGAATGGGTTGATGGAGGATTTAGAGTGGTTGAATAACCCCTTTTTATGAAACTTTTGAAAATACAAAACATGCCCATCATCTTAAAAATCTTAGATTTTTAAAATATCTAAAATCGAAGATTTTATATAAAGGATTTTTACTCGTTTCACTCGTAAAAATGGTTTGGAGTGAAGCTTTTTTCAAAAGTTTCGTTGAGTGGACTTCTAACGGACATATGGTAGTTAAATAAAAATAATAAATAATAATAAAATAATAACTTAATAAAAATAAAATTAAAATACTTTTTTCTTTTTTTTAATTGATTAGTATTTTTAGTTATTATTGTCTACACCACATATTCAATAATCTAAATCAACAAGTATTTATCCTATTAAAAAAATAAATGATTTCATAAGATTTGTGGAGGATAATATGAACAAAAACTATAAAATAACATTTTTTATGTTACTAATGGTAACAATGTTAGCGATTAATGCAACGTATGCAGATATGCCAATAACTACAACTCAATCAATCAATACGCCTGGAAAATATTATTTAGCCAATAATATAACAGTTTCAGATGCAGATGCTATAATTATTACATGTGCCAATGTAATAATAGATGGTAAAGGGTTTACCATAAAAGGAAATAATAATATGATGATAAAAGGGATATATGTATATGATTCTTCGATTGTTGACAATATCACAATAAAAAATGTTAAAATATCTAATTTCGGAAGAGGTATACATATACAAAATGCAAGAAATATAACTATTGTAAATAATACCATAATTTCAAACAATGTTCATGGTATAGAACTTGCGAATTCTAATAATA
Proteins encoded:
- a CDS encoding NosD domain-containing protein, translated to MNKNYKILFFTMLMVTILAVNTSYAEIGTPITGPVTIDTPGMYYLANNITLSESANAITIECGNITIDGKGFTLDGSVYDSVAITTNTTALIKNVTIKNFKIKNFNSGIYLCDMENATIINNTVYSNKYHGIFTFFATNVTIANNTAYSNNNNGICLSFTHDSTIKDNNASLNNNGIYIAYSTKNKVINNTMNSNGYRGIEALESDNNTFINNNITLSNDDGIFLEDSNNAIFINNTISSTVINGGIELKNCNNTVFTNNTAYSNDDEGIRLNACNNTVFINNTIYSNGEEGIYLTNSHNNTIINNNVSLNYDEQGIYLTNSHNNTIANNTVNSNQEEGIYLTNSHNNTIANNKVCLNEDEGIYLGSSHNNTIINNNVSLTQNNDDGMYFINSHNNTIANNTVNSNTREGIYIYWSNNNTIANNTVNSNTNNGIYLGYCCNNTLINNIINLNNESGIRVTNSYNNSIYVNRFNNTKNVFLSDNMGLNYFNTTKEKGGGNYWFTPEGTGFSETHADLDKDGFCDEIYNISLGNIDYLPKCFKREEPAPKSSNNNNKKLDASTSIDSKSLRRTVSNSNVVYGSNFDKQLAEGLKENIHSDDTEIDGDTIIVGGPIANRIANQYNDRFSIPVTNDNPGENRGIIQVISIPSGSSTVIQNYKLIYIAGSDRLGTEAALKYFETLTELPTEPIIVEWTSSGYNVVN